From the Streptomyces sp. Tu 2975 genome, one window contains:
- a CDS encoding damage-control phosphatase ARMT1 family protein has translation MPANENDAAGTPTTPEVPDTPDARDTPTSPLSPPGARDTSTSPLSPVIVSSEPGSFPWAVLAERHPVLIQQVRDAFPLGPAQHAALDALLAEATEGVIEPLGADAHDRERWAAWGQGYFGRSWFDVPFLWAESYFYRKLLGALGHFTPGPWQGIDPFGPFKAAELAGKLVDEELAALDELSGRPADVQASALLLGSLWGNRADLGFRIDSGGAHESTAAGRDSGLVADESAGLWALLPTGGAATVHLVADNAGRELIPDLVLIDHLLHSERAAEVVLHVKPHPYYISDATMSDVIDSLRRLAHAPAAGYAAEIGRRLWAATAAGRLTIRAHEFFCAPFPYSAMPDDLREQFTAATVTVLKGDLNYRRLVGDQLWPPTTPFPERTAYWPGPVAALRTLKSDVITGLDRDVLAALEASGEAWRTSGTHALVQVDARSR, from the coding sequence ATGCCCGCGAACGAGAACGACGCAGCCGGCACACCCACCACCCCCGAGGTGCCCGACACACCCGACGCACGTGACACCCCTACGTCGCCCCTCAGCCCTCCCGGCGCACGTGACACCTCCACGTCGCCCCTCAGCCCGGTGATCGTGAGCAGCGAACCCGGCTCGTTCCCCTGGGCCGTTCTGGCCGAACGCCACCCCGTGCTCATCCAGCAGGTGCGCGACGCGTTCCCCCTCGGGCCGGCGCAGCACGCCGCCCTCGACGCTCTGCTCGCCGAGGCCACCGAAGGCGTGATCGAGCCGCTCGGCGCCGACGCGCACGACCGTGAGCGGTGGGCCGCGTGGGGGCAGGGGTACTTCGGCCGGTCCTGGTTCGACGTGCCGTTCCTGTGGGCCGAGAGCTACTTCTACCGCAAACTCCTCGGCGCCCTCGGCCACTTCACTCCCGGCCCCTGGCAGGGCATCGATCCCTTCGGCCCTTTCAAGGCCGCCGAACTGGCCGGCAAGCTGGTGGACGAGGAGCTCGCCGCCCTCGACGAACTGTCCGGGCGGCCCGCGGACGTCCAGGCGTCGGCGCTGCTCCTGGGGTCCCTGTGGGGCAACCGCGCCGATCTCGGCTTCCGTATCGACTCCGGCGGCGCCCACGAGTCGACGGCCGCCGGCCGGGACTCGGGGCTGGTCGCCGACGAGAGTGCGGGGCTGTGGGCCCTCCTGCCGACCGGTGGCGCGGCGACGGTCCACCTCGTCGCGGACAACGCGGGCCGGGAGCTCATCCCCGACCTCGTCCTCATCGACCACCTGCTCCACTCGGAGCGCGCCGCGGAAGTGGTCCTTCATGTGAAGCCGCACCCGTACTACATCTCCGACGCGACCATGTCGGACGTCATCGACAGCCTGCGCCGGCTCGCCCATGCGCCCGCGGCCGGTTACGCCGCGGAGATCGGCCGACGCCTGTGGGCCGCGACGGCCGCCGGGCGGCTGACGATCCGCGCGCACGAGTTCTTCTGCGCCCCGTTCCCCTACAGCGCGATGCCCGACGATCTCCGGGAGCAGTTCACGGCCGCCACCGTGACCGTCCTCAAGGGCGACCTGAACTACCGCCGCCTCGTCGGTGACCAACTGTGGCCCCCGACCACACCCTTCCCGGAGCGGACCGCGTACTGGCCGGGCCCGGTCGCGGCGCTGCGCACCCTGAAGTCGGACGTGATCACCGGCCTGGACCGCGACGTCCTGGCCGCGCTCGAGGCGAGCGGGGAGGCGTGGCGCACCAGCGGCACCCATGCGTTGGTGCAGGTGGACGCCCGGTCCCGCTGA
- a CDS encoding GNAT family N-acetyltransferase has protein sequence MEIRAAQKDDFEGYLGLAAQVEDWFGPMVDDPGFQQAVTEHIGRSTALVATTGGPDLLGGLLFGPSHPTHHVHWLVVSSQARGRGVGKALLADAMNRFVRSGPATVEVVTFGPDHPGAVTSGARVFYERLGFIPAEATEPGPEGGSRQIYRMTVA, from the coding sequence ATGGAGATCAGGGCGGCACAGAAGGACGACTTCGAAGGCTACTTGGGCCTGGCGGCACAGGTGGAGGACTGGTTCGGCCCGATGGTCGACGACCCCGGCTTCCAACAGGCGGTGACCGAGCACATCGGCCGGTCGACCGCGCTCGTCGCCACCACCGGCGGTCCCGACCTGCTCGGCGGTCTCCTGTTCGGCCCGAGCCACCCGACGCATCACGTCCACTGGCTCGTGGTCTCGTCACAGGCTCGGGGCCGAGGTGTCGGCAAGGCGCTGCTGGCGGATGCCATGAACCGGTTCGTACGGAGCGGCCCGGCCACGGTCGAGGTGGTCACCTTCGGCCCCGACCACCCCGGGGCCGTCACCAGCGGCGCCCGCGTCTTCTACGAACGCCTGGGATTCATCCCGGCCGAGGCCACGGAACCGGGTCCGGAGGGCGGCTCACGGCAGATCTACCGTATGACGGTCGCCTGA
- a CDS encoding AAA family ATPase, with product MDAPDAQNTAARLRAISDELSDRFYERADVVRTLVVTLLAGQHSLVLGPPGTAKSEMARELTSRIDGAAYWEILLSKFTAPTRMFGPVDVAALARGEYRQVYDGRATTAHVAFIDEIFKCSTAALNETLGYLNERIYHPESGGEPIRCPLIGAITASNELPGGEDTAAIYDRLLVRIEVGYLADPSNFAALVRSAVSRPAAPTRTTVELAALQHAVTEAVPAVDVPDLIVDAVCTLRAALRRKELVASDRRWRQAVRLLQASAYLDGRSAVAETNLSVLTHALWDSPAERPTVEREVLQLVNPDAKEALDLADTIEELEAQLDAMAGQSREALSEWVIKKAHNKLAMAGKRLEKLREEAAGAGRSTAAIDRVTGRQRALRARVLTEALGVDASMVQAQL from the coding sequence ATGGACGCACCGGACGCGCAGAACACGGCCGCGCGGCTGCGGGCGATCAGCGACGAGCTGTCGGACCGCTTCTACGAGCGGGCCGACGTGGTCCGCACGCTGGTGGTGACGCTGCTGGCCGGGCAGCACTCGTTGGTGCTCGGCCCGCCCGGGACGGCGAAGTCCGAGATGGCGCGGGAGCTCACGAGCAGGATCGACGGGGCGGCCTACTGGGAGATCCTCCTGTCGAAGTTCACCGCGCCGACGAGGATGTTCGGCCCCGTCGACGTCGCCGCGCTGGCCCGGGGCGAGTACCGCCAGGTCTACGACGGCCGCGCCACGACCGCGCACGTCGCGTTCATCGACGAGATCTTCAAGTGCTCCACGGCGGCGCTGAACGAGACGCTGGGCTACCTCAACGAGCGGATCTACCACCCCGAGAGCGGCGGCGAGCCGATCCGCTGCCCCTTGATCGGGGCCATCACAGCGAGCAACGAACTGCCCGGCGGAGAGGACACGGCCGCGATCTACGACCGGCTGCTGGTGCGGATCGAGGTCGGCTACCTGGCAGACCCCTCGAACTTCGCCGCACTGGTCCGCTCCGCCGTCAGCCGCCCGGCCGCGCCCACACGGACCACGGTCGAGCTGGCCGCGCTCCAGCACGCCGTGACCGAAGCCGTCCCGGCCGTGGACGTTCCGGACCTGATCGTGGACGCGGTGTGCACGCTGCGGGCCGCCCTGCGCCGCAAGGAGCTCGTCGCCTCCGACCGCCGCTGGCGGCAGGCGGTGCGCCTGCTCCAGGCGTCCGCGTACCTCGACGGCCGATCGGCGGTCGCCGAGACCAACCTGTCGGTGCTGACCCATGCGCTGTGGGACTCTCCCGCCGAACGCCCGACCGTCGAACGCGAGGTGCTGCAACTGGTCAACCCCGACGCCAAGGAGGCGCTCGACCTGGCCGACACCATCGAGGAACTGGAGGCCCAGCTCGACGCCATGGCCGGGCAGTCCCGCGAGGCGCTGAGCGAGTGGGTCATCAAGAAGGCCCACAACAAGCTCGCCATGGCGGGGAAGCGGCTGGAGAAGCTGCGTGAGGAGGCAGCGGGCGCCGGCCGCTCCACCGCCGCGATCGACCGGGTCACCGGCCGCCAGCGCGCCCTGCGCGCCCGCGTTCTCACCGAGGCCCTCGGCGTGGACGCGAGCATGGTGCAGGCCCAGCTCTGA
- a CDS encoding VWA domain-containing protein, which translates to MPGEARVELGKLGELTSLAGKWLGLSAAAPERHTAAVVADRFDRIAWRDTYEQSAGLRELAEELDSRDDHTTDLLTDAFLAAYKVAPRLREPAEMDPSRLVNHQVVTSLMESPELAELRRETVGDPYAAAMAVLAQAAALRRMLEHSRDAQELAEQSKQAQQDYESAATAVGEALQQAADEADEDGTVPAPVAVAVQQAIDAAQAAETAARRAAQATAQAVAAAKPGISAAARTAVAKAAEAVRQEAALMRAWGVGPGELERMPFDQRARLAERLRTGRLAQWAELIGRFRQMAVGERARKVENTAGELVGVTLGNDLSRVIPSELANLGLPELRAVFAARYAAGELMLYDCQGEQSTGRGAIVACVDTSHSMYVEGPGGVTREAWAKACALALLDQARHAGRDFVGILFSSADKIQVFRFPADRPADVYGVLDFAETFLGGGTSYQTPLSAASDLLGEEFDDAARTRGDIVMITDDECGVTEEWMRGWNDAKHLLGFRVFGLAIGAPGAAEAGSVLEALCDNLRAIEDLTDVHSAADLFRVI; encoded by the coding sequence ATGCCGGGCGAGGCACGGGTCGAGCTGGGCAAGCTGGGCGAGCTGACGAGCCTGGCCGGGAAGTGGCTGGGCCTGTCCGCCGCCGCTCCCGAGCGGCACACGGCGGCGGTGGTCGCGGACCGGTTCGACCGGATCGCCTGGCGCGACACCTACGAGCAGTCGGCCGGACTGCGCGAGCTGGCCGAAGAGCTCGACTCACGTGACGACCACACCACCGACCTCCTGACCGACGCGTTCCTGGCCGCCTACAAGGTTGCCCCGCGGCTGCGCGAGCCCGCGGAGATGGACCCGTCCAGGCTGGTCAACCACCAGGTCGTCACCTCGCTCATGGAGTCACCCGAGCTCGCCGAGCTGCGCCGGGAGACGGTCGGCGACCCCTACGCCGCCGCCATGGCCGTACTCGCCCAGGCCGCCGCGCTGCGCCGGATGCTGGAACACTCACGGGACGCCCAGGAACTGGCCGAGCAGTCGAAGCAGGCCCAGCAGGACTACGAAAGCGCGGCGACCGCCGTGGGTGAGGCGCTCCAGCAGGCCGCCGACGAGGCCGACGAGGACGGCACCGTGCCGGCCCCGGTCGCTGTCGCCGTACAACAGGCGATCGACGCTGCCCAGGCCGCAGAGACCGCGGCACGGCGGGCCGCCCAAGCCACCGCGCAGGCCGTCGCCGCGGCGAAGCCCGGTATCAGTGCGGCAGCGCGGACCGCGGTGGCGAAGGCTGCCGAGGCCGTGCGGCAGGAGGCCGCGCTGATGCGGGCATGGGGCGTGGGCCCCGGCGAACTGGAGCGCATGCCGTTCGACCAGCGCGCCCGACTCGCCGAGCGGCTGCGCACGGGCCGTCTCGCCCAGTGGGCCGAACTGATCGGCCGCTTCCGGCAGATGGCCGTCGGCGAACGCGCCCGCAAGGTGGAGAACACCGCCGGTGAACTGGTCGGCGTCACACTTGGCAACGACCTCTCCCGCGTCATCCCCTCCGAGCTGGCCAACCTCGGCCTGCCTGAGCTGCGTGCGGTGTTCGCCGCGCGCTACGCCGCCGGGGAACTGATGCTCTACGACTGCCAGGGAGAGCAGAGCACCGGCCGGGGCGCGATTGTCGCGTGCGTGGACACCTCGCACTCCATGTACGTGGAGGGCCCCGGCGGAGTCACCCGCGAGGCGTGGGCCAAGGCGTGCGCCCTCGCTTTGCTGGACCAGGCCCGCCATGCGGGGCGCGACTTCGTAGGCATCCTGTTCTCCTCCGCCGACAAGATCCAGGTCTTCCGCTTCCCTGCCGACCGGCCCGCCGACGTCTACGGGGTCCTCGACTTCGCGGAGACCTTCCTCGGCGGCGGCACCAGCTACCAGACGCCGCTGTCAGCGGCGAGTGACCTGCTGGGTGAGGAGTTCGACGACGCGGCCCGCACGCGCGGCGACATCGTGATGATCACCGACGACGAATGCGGCGTCACCGAGGAATGGATGCGCGGCTGGAACGACGCCAAGCACCTCTTGGGCTTCCGGGTCTTCGGCCTGGCCATCGGCGCCCCGGGCGCCGCCGAAGCCGGTTCTGTCCTGGAGGCGCTGTGCGACAACCTCCGCGCCATCGAGGACTTGACAGACGTCCACTCGGCGGCGGATCTGTTCCGGGTGATCTGA
- a CDS encoding HNH endonuclease: MRSPAWTWDELMLACALVVKNGWRELRTGDAAVLELSELLRSLPLHEGVAAELPSYRSVGSVSRKTTDLATNHPAYRGKATKGGSMDHAVVRAFIEHEEEMLIAARAVEEGISSGELALIAPQPDEVADDGLTALEGRLLARWALSRERSTKLRRRKIDDVLRRGRPLECEVCRFNFGLQYGRLGEGYIEIHHTLPLHISGPRETRIGDLALLCANCHRMCHTSFGGTSWRTPAALMTEIARLSQPSARSPVP, from the coding sequence ATGCGTAGCCCTGCTTGGACCTGGGATGAGCTGATGCTGGCCTGCGCGCTGGTCGTGAAGAACGGCTGGCGCGAGCTCCGCACGGGAGACGCGGCTGTGCTGGAGCTTTCTGAGCTGCTCCGATCGCTGCCGCTCCACGAGGGCGTGGCCGCGGAACTGCCCTCTTACCGGTCGGTCGGCAGCGTGAGCCGCAAGACAACCGATCTGGCGACAAACCACCCCGCCTACCGAGGCAAGGCGACCAAGGGCGGATCCATGGATCACGCAGTTGTCCGGGCGTTCATCGAGCACGAAGAGGAGATGCTCATCGCCGCCCGTGCTGTGGAGGAGGGGATCAGCTCTGGTGAGCTGGCACTCATTGCACCCCAGCCCGACGAGGTGGCCGACGACGGATTGACGGCCCTCGAAGGCAGGCTGCTCGCCCGCTGGGCGCTCTCGCGCGAGAGGAGCACCAAGTTGCGGCGGCGGAAAATCGATGACGTGCTGCGGCGGGGACGCCCGCTTGAGTGCGAGGTGTGCCGTTTCAATTTCGGTCTACAGTACGGTCGACTCGGCGAGGGCTACATCGAAATTCATCACACTCTCCCTCTGCATATTTCGGGCCCCCGCGAGACGCGCATCGGTGACTTGGCACTTCTGTGCGCCAACTGCCACCGCATGTGCCACACCAGCTTTGGGGGAACGTCTTGGCGTACGCCTGCTGCGCTGATGACGGAGATCGCGCGCCTGTCGCAGCCATCGGCTCGTTCTCCTGTGCCCTAG
- a CDS encoding very short patch repair endonuclease, translated as MTRPTVVPSSTGVSARMSRQARKDTDPEMAVRRLLYAAGLRYRLQRRVPGLARRTIDIAFPGLRVAVFMDGCFWHGCPQHATSPKANASWWREKLDKNIARDIETTKHLEDAGWVVLRFWEHETPAQVADRIAEEIDRARGGRRPHPRTLGR; from the coding sequence GTGACCCGTCCAACCGTCGTTCCCTCCTCCACCGGCGTCTCGGCCCGCATGAGCCGGCAGGCGAGGAAGGACACCGACCCCGAGATGGCCGTGCGGCGCCTGTTGTACGCCGCCGGCCTGCGGTATCGCCTGCAACGACGTGTGCCCGGGCTGGCTAGAAGGACCATCGACATCGCCTTTCCCGGGCTCCGTGTCGCGGTGTTCATGGACGGCTGCTTCTGGCACGGCTGCCCGCAGCACGCGACGAGCCCGAAGGCGAACGCCTCGTGGTGGCGGGAGAAGCTGGACAAGAACATCGCCCGTGACATCGAGACCACCAAGCACCTCGAGGACGCGGGCTGGGTCGTCCTGCGCTTCTGGGAGCACGAGACGCCCGCCCAGGTGGCGGATCGGATCGCCGAGGAGATCGACCGTGCACGGGGTGGGCGCCGGCCGCATCCCCGGACGCTGGGCCGCTGA
- a CDS encoding phosphodiester glycosidase family protein, with amino-acid sequence MQRKSLSILAAAAAVVGAAVVVPTAEASPPRASGSAGAAAAAPASFAAPTVVSGARSATPSLLLGAASGTTTVRRGVTLTSMSLGKRDAGDHWTVHVYLPATVDGPLKSAGTALGSRVIADRVADAVREKGFAPRVERVVIPAYADRPAGTLGWTVRVGRYAAEADAAAVLSRVRAAGFAGGTRYTAQDGNDIGAPQKVHVLRVDFRTFDGTVGTDFGPALNGTEKLTDLMAATGAIAGVNGQWFYNNAPGGLYVKDGKLLGSATQGRGGVKITRGGRSVDVDTFTAHVTLRTGGETVEIDGVNRVPGDIWNCGGVGGDLPTERPQHDVRCTDSSELVRFTPEFGRTPTGAGAEVVLDGTGRVTAVNTSRGAAVPAGGSTVQAIGDRAGWLLEHATVGTRLTVTERVEDGRGRRVALTPDTTILQVGPTLVRDGRVSVNAAADGLIREGTDQTFTYNWTVRSNPRSMIGVDGQGRMMLVVVDGRQAGYSEGLGIARTAELMKALGAREAMNLDGGGSSVMATAGSGIVNRPSDAAGQRSLGNVLLVRP; translated from the coding sequence ATGCAGCGAAAGTCCCTCTCCATCCTGGCAGCGGCTGCGGCAGTTGTGGGCGCGGCCGTGGTCGTTCCAACCGCGGAGGCCTCGCCGCCGCGGGCCTCCGGCTCCGCCGGGGCAGCCGCCGCGGCACCGGCGTCCTTCGCGGCGCCGACGGTGGTCTCCGGCGCCCGTTCCGCGACGCCGTCACTGCTTCTCGGCGCCGCGTCCGGGACCACGACCGTGAGACGAGGCGTGACGCTGACCTCCATGTCTCTGGGGAAGCGGGACGCCGGCGACCACTGGACCGTGCACGTGTATCTGCCGGCGACCGTCGACGGACCGCTCAAGAGCGCGGGTACGGCGCTGGGTTCGAGGGTGATCGCCGACCGCGTCGCCGACGCGGTACGGGAGAAGGGCTTCGCTCCGCGAGTGGAGCGGGTCGTGATCCCCGCCTACGCCGACCGGCCCGCCGGGACGCTGGGATGGACCGTGCGGGTCGGACGGTACGCGGCCGAGGCGGACGCGGCGGCCGTGCTGAGCCGGGTCAGGGCGGCCGGGTTCGCGGGCGGCACCCGTTACACCGCGCAGGACGGCAACGACATCGGCGCACCGCAGAAGGTGCACGTACTGCGCGTGGACTTCCGCACGTTCGACGGAACCGTGGGCACCGACTTCGGACCGGCGCTGAACGGTACGGAGAAGCTGACCGACCTCATGGCCGCGACCGGCGCGATAGCCGGCGTCAACGGCCAGTGGTTCTACAACAACGCCCCCGGCGGTCTGTACGTCAAGGACGGCAAGCTGCTCGGCTCGGCGACCCAGGGCCGGGGCGGTGTGAAGATCACCCGTGGTGGCCGGTCGGTCGACGTGGACACCTTCACGGCGCATGTGACGCTGCGGACCGGTGGTGAGACGGTCGAGATCGACGGCGTCAACCGGGTGCCCGGCGACATCTGGAACTGCGGTGGTGTGGGCGGTGACCTGCCCACCGAGCGGCCGCAGCACGACGTGCGGTGCACCGACAGCAGCGAACTCGTGCGCTTCACCCCGGAGTTCGGCAGGACCCCGACCGGCGCCGGGGCCGAGGTGGTCCTCGACGGGACGGGCCGGGTGACCGCGGTGAACACCTCGCGCGGTGCGGCGGTGCCCGCGGGCGGGTCCACCGTACAGGCCATCGGGGACCGCGCCGGCTGGCTGCTCGAGCACGCCACCGTCGGCACGAGGCTGACGGTCACAGAACGGGTGGAGGACGGCCGGGGCCGCCGGGTCGCGCTCACCCCGGACACGACCATCCTCCAGGTCGGCCCGACCTTGGTGCGGGACGGGAGGGTCTCGGTCAACGCCGCGGCGGACGGGCTGATCCGCGAGGGCACGGACCAGACCTTCACCTACAACTGGACCGTGCGCAGCAACCCGCGGTCGATGATCGGTGTCGACGGGCAGGGCCGGATGATGCTCGTGGTCGTCGACGGCCGGCAGGCCGGATACAGCGAGGGGCTCGGCATCGCGCGGACCGCTGAGCTCATGAAGGCCCTCGGCGCGCGTGAGGCGATGAACCTCGACGGCGGGGGATCCAGCGTCATGGCGACCGCGGGCTCGGGAATCGTCAACCGGCCGTCTGACGCCGCCGGTCAGCGTTCGCTCGGCAACGTGCTGCTCGTACGCCCCTGA